TGACGCTCGACCCCGCCACCGTCGACTTCCCCGTCCTCGGCTACAACGTCAAGCGGGTGAGGGTCTACCGGCGCGGCGAGGGTTCCCTGATCTTCGCCTACGAGGTCACGGCCGCGCCCGGCCAGACCCAGTTCTCTGTGCCCTGGGCCGCCACGGTGGACGGCGAGATCGGTTCGAACTTCATCGCGTTCGTGGAGACGAAGATGCCGGGGGTCGGGTTCCTCGAGATCGGGGTCGCTCAGCCCGGGGAGCCGGTGTCCGGGGTGGGGACCTTCGAGTACGAGGAGGTGATAGTCGAAGAAGACGAGTGGGTCGAGGGCGGCGATTACTCCCGTGGCCATAGCGAGGAGAGGATCAAGGTCGACGTGCTGGTGGACGGTGTCACCTTGGAGGTCCTCTCGGGCAGCGTCGTCTACGAGTTCGACAGCGAGGTTGAGGATTACTACACGGTCACGACGGACGAGGAATGCCCTTATACGGCCCGCCGGCTCCGGCGGTATACCTCGAGGGCGACGGCCCGGCCCCAGGCGGGAGGGCGGGCGGCACCCTCTCTAGAGGTGAGTTTCGGTGATCCCGGCTACAGTCTCTGGTTCGACTACGATGGTTGGTTCGCAAGGGAGACGTACAGCGAGAGCGAGACGTGGGAAGTCACCTTCACGGGTCCAAGCGAGGACTGTTTCGATCCGCCCCCCGACCGTCATGAAGAGAACACCTACGAGTACGACGATTGGTCCGGTAGCGTCAGCGCGCACGCAGACACGAGGCTGGACCCCAACGCGAGAGCGTGGTCCGACGTGATCGAGGAGTCCGAGACCGAGACCGACGGGCCGTTCACGGACACTCGTCAACGGACCGTGCGGTGGTCCTTCACCCTCCCGTGAGCCTGCCCTCGGCCCGGTCGCGCCGGCGCCGAGGTCGGTCTCACGGTCGGCCCCTCGCGGCGGCGCCTAGCGCGCCGCCGCGGGTTCCAAGATGGTGACGCCAACCGGAGCGAAGCGCGCCATGCTCTCCAGTGTAGCGCCGGCCTCCGCCAGCGGCCGCGTTGCGCCGATGAGCTTCCCTAGCGGCAGGCCCGCGGACCTGATGAAGGAGAACATGTCCGGGTAGCGCCACGCCTGCATGCCGTGGCTGCCCAGCACCTTGAGCTCGCGGCGGATCACGCGCTCGAGCGGCGTGCGCGGCGTGAGGTCGTCGCCTAGCAGCAGGCCGAGTTGCACGTGCCTGCCGCGCGTGCGGAGTGAGTTCAGCGCCTGGGCCATCGTCCGCGTGCTGCCGAGCGCGTCGACGCTCACGTTCGCGCCGCCACCCGTGAGGTCGGTCACGGTGCTGACCGGGTCGGCCGTGCTCGCGTCCACGGTCTCCGCGGCCCCGAGCTCGCGCGCCAGCGCCAGCTTGTCCGCCACCACGTCGACCGCGATGACGCGAGCACCTGCCGCCGCGGCGATGGCCACGGCGGAGAGGCCCACCCCGCCGCAGCCGTACACGACCACGGTCTCGCCCGGCGCCAGCCCCGCCTGGTGGACCAGGCCGGCGAACGAGGTGGTGAAGCGGCACCCGAGGCTGGCCGCCTCGCGGTAGCCGAGGTCGTCGGGGAGCCGCACGAGGTTCACGTCGGCCCACGGCACGTGCACGTACTCGGCGAAACTGCCCCAGCCGTCGAAGCCCGGCTGGTACTCGCGCTCGCACAGGTTCTGATGACCCGAGGCGCACTCGGCGCAGGCGCCGCAGCCGCAGCAGAAGGGGGCAGTGACGCGCTCGCCCACGCGGACGTGCCGCACGGCGCCGCCGACCGCCACCACCTCGCCCGCGAACTCGTGCCCCGGCACGTGCGGCCACCTGACGGTGGGGTCGTGCCCCACCCAGGCGTGCCAGTCGCTACGGCACACGCCCGTGGCGCGGACGGCCACGACGGCGCCGTGGGGCTCGAGCGTGGGGTCGGGCACGGCGGTGAGGGTGGGCGTGGCGTTGGGCTGCTCGAGGAGGATGGCGCGCATGGACCGATACTAGCGTCGGTGCCAGGTAGGGCGAGCCAGGAGCCCGCGACCCCGGTGCGGGCGGGCAACCCCGTCTCGCTGCGGAGGTGCTAGCGTGATCCTTTCGGGACGGTCGCGAGGGACGACCGCGTCGGCACAGCCCGGCGCA
This is a stretch of genomic DNA from Trueperaceae bacterium. It encodes these proteins:
- a CDS encoding alcohol dehydrogenase catalytic domain-containing protein, translated to MRAILLEQPNATPTLTAVPDPTLEPHGAVVAVRATGVCRSDWHAWVGHDPTVRWPHVPGHEFAGEVVAVGGAVRHVRVGERVTAPFCCGCGACAECASGHQNLCEREYQPGFDGWGSFAEYVHVPWADVNLVRLPDDLGYREAASLGCRFTTSFAGLVHQAGLAPGETVVVYGCGGVGLSAVAIAAAAGARVIAVDVVADKLALARELGAAETVDASTADPVSTVTDLTGGGANVSVDALGSTRTMAQALNSLRTRGRHVQLGLLLGDDLTPRTPLERVIRRELKVLGSHGMQAWRYPDMFSFIRSAGLPLGKLIGATRPLAEAGATLESMARFAPVGVTILEPAAAR